Proteins found in one uncultured Desulfuromonas sp. genomic segment:
- a CDS encoding P-II family nitrogen regulator: MKKIDCIIKPFKLDDVKTALTDLGIAGMTVSEVRGFGRQKGHMELYRGAEYQTDFLPKVKVELVVDDQQVSDVVSALRKEASTGRIGDGKIFVTPVEESIRIRTGETGNDSL, translated from the coding sequence ATGAAAAAAATCGATTGCATTATTAAACCCTTCAAGCTGGATGACGTGAAGACAGCACTGACCGATCTTGGCATTGCCGGGATGACGGTAAGTGAAGTGCGTGGCTTCGGGCGTCAAAAGGGGCACATGGAGCTGTATCGTGGCGCCGAATATCAAACCGATTTCCTGCCGAAGGTCAAGGTCGAGTTGGTGGTTGATGATCAGCAGGTCAGCGATGTTGTCTCTGCTTTGCGGAAAGAAGCCAGTACGGGCCGAATTGGTGATGGAAAGATTTTTGTCACTCCCGTTGAAGAATCAATTCGCATTCGCACCGGTGAAACCGGCAACGATTCTCTTTAA